Proteins encoded in a region of the Quercus lobata isolate SW786 chromosome 8, ValleyOak3.0 Primary Assembly, whole genome shotgun sequence genome:
- the LOC115958439 gene encoding glyoxylate/hydroxypyruvate reductase HPR3-like — protein sequence MASDQATTPPPPPPPEIQSHDLPKVIVLHPPPVFNYFKDLFSKKFHLLKAWESPLPRHEFLTNHAHSVQAMLCSGTGPPISADILRLLPSLRLVVTTSAGLNHIDLTECRNRGISIANAGEVFSEDVADLAVGLLIDVFRKISASDRYVRHGLWATKGDYPLGSKLGGKRIGIVGLGSIGFQVAKRLEAFGCNISYNSRKRKDFVSYPFYTNVCELAANSDVLIICCGLTEQTRHMINREVLLALGKEGVIVNIGRGAIIHEKELVQCLVQGEIGGAGLDVFENEPDVPKELFELDNVVLAPHMAVFTTESFKDLCDLMIGNLEAFFSKKPLLSLVMNE from the exons ATGGCTTCAGATCAGGCTAcaactccaccaccaccaccaccaccagaaaTCCAATCCCATGACCTCCCTAAAGTCATAGTTCTGCACCCTCCACCTGTTTTCAACTATTTCAAGGACCTTTTCTCCAAAAAATTCCACCTCCTAAAAGCTTGGGAGTCACCACTTCCTCGACACGAATTCTTGACCAACCACGCACACTCGGTTCAGGCCATGCTCTGCTCTGGCACTGGCCCTCCCATCTCCGCCGACATTTTACGGCTTCTCCCATCGCTCAGGCTCGTCGTCACCACCAGTGCCGGCCTCAACCACATCGACCTCACCGAGTGCCGGAACCGTGGAATCTCTATAGCCAATGCTGGAGAAGTGTTTTCTGAGGATGTTGCGGACTTAGCTGTGGGCCTTTTGATCGATGTGTTCAGAAAGATCTCTGCTTCTGATCGGTATGTCAGACATGGGCTTTGGGCTACTAAGGGAGATTACCCACTTGGGTCTAAG TTAGGAGGGAAGCGAATTGGGATTGTTGGATTGGGAAGCATTGGCTTTCAAGTGGCAAAAAGGCTTGAGGCCTTTGGTTGCAACATCTCATATAACTCGAGGAAGAGGAAGGACTTTGTGTCATACCCTTTCTATACAAATGTGTGTGAACTAGCGGCTAATAGTGATGTCCTAATTATATGTTGTGGATTGACTGAGCAAACCAGGCACATGATTAATAGGGAAGTTTTATTAGCATTGGGGAAGGAGGGAGTCATTGTCAATATTGGTCGTGGAGCTATTATTCATGAGAAGGAATTGGTGCAGTGTTTGGTACAAGGGGAGATTGGAGGTGCTGGCTTGGATGTGTTTGAGAATGAGCCTGATGTTCCTAAAGAGCTCTTTGAATTGGATAATGTTGTGTTGGCACCGCACATGGCTGTCTTTACAACAGAATCTTTTAAGGATTTGTGTGATTTAATGATTGGGAATTTGGAAGCTTTCTTTTCAAAGAAACCATTGCTTTCTCTAGTCATGAATGAATGA